Proteins from one Patescibacteria group bacterium genomic window:
- the dnaN gene encoding DNA polymerase III subunit beta, translated as MKLSCTQENLHHGLNLVGRVVTPKITLPILSNVLLSTDEGRLKLSVTDLEIGINIWIGAKIEKPGKITLPAKIFSEFVSSCNDKKIDLEQTDFKIDLKSEKYSATLQGTAADDFPLIPEISEKPTCAISGKILEEAIPQVVSATAMDETRPVLSGVCFKFIKDKLKLVATDSYRLAEKTIPLEKAVGKDYSVIVPLKAVSEIGRILGAVSSENVQVSVSENQIRFAINEDIEVISRLIEGNFPDYEQIIPTKYTAKVKINFEDLQSALKIASLFAKESANNIKIKLKAPNQMIISARAEQIGTSKASAAAEITGSDLEVSFNAKFIFDGMSALKKGKINFDFSGNLSPAKLYLEDSKDYFYIIMPLRTEE; from the coding sequence ATGAAATTATCATGCACACAAGAAAATTTACATCACGGTTTAAATTTAGTTGGTCGAGTTGTCACCCCTAAAATTACTCTTCCTATATTAAGTAATGTTTTATTATCAACCGATGAAGGTAGGTTAAAATTATCAGTCACTGATTTAGAAATTGGGATTAATATCTGGATTGGCGCCAAAATCGAAAAACCAGGCAAAATCACCTTACCGGCAAAAATTTTTAGTGAATTTGTCTCATCTTGTAATGATAAAAAAATAGATCTTGAACAAACTGATTTTAAAATTGATTTAAAAAGTGAAAAATACTCCGCTACTTTACAAGGCACTGCGGCTGATGATTTTCCTTTAATTCCGGAAATTTCCGAAAAACCAACTTGCGCCATTTCAGGAAAAATTTTAGAAGAAGCCATCCCACAAGTAGTGAGCGCGACCGCCATGGATGAGACTAGGCCAGTTTTATCTGGAGTTTGTTTTAAATTTATCAAAGATAAATTAAAATTAGTCGCCACAGATAGCTACCGTTTAGCGGAAAAAACCATTCCTTTAGAAAAAGCTGTTGGTAAAGATTATTCAGTAATTGTGCCCCTAAAAGCAGTTTCAGAAATTGGTCGAATCTTAGGTGCTGTTTCGTCTGAAAATGTTCAGGTTTCAGTTTCGGAAAATCAAATCAGATTTGCCATTAATGAAGATATTGAAGTAATTTCAAGATTAATTGAAGGTAACTTTCCAGATTATGAACAAATTATTCCCACCAAATACACCGCTAAAGTAAAAATTAATTTTGAAGATCTCCAATCAGCCCTAAAAATTGCCAGCTTATTTGCTAAAGAATCTGCTAATAATATTAAAATCAAACTAAAAGCCCCAAACCAAATGATAATCTCGGCCCGTGCTGAACAGATCGGAACCTCAAAAGCCAGCGCCGCCGCAGAGATTACCGGCAGTGATTTAGAAGTTTCTTTTAACGCAAAATTTATTTTTGATGGTATGTCAGCGCTTAAAAAAGGCAAAATTAATTTTGATTTTTCGGGAAACTTGAGTCCTGCTAAATTATATTTAGAAGATTCAAAAGACTATTTTTACATTATTATGCCGCTAAGAACCGAAGAATAA
- a CDS encoding GspE/PulE family protein has product MDSKNQNNQLPYDSASSSPKPAPKAGLERVFSEYIKDQQETATENRAKSFGLSYINLIGYPISNQTMQLIPEEIAQKYRVVAFMKAEGQLRVACQDPENEQMKIELAQVAKNLDLQIIYTLTSKNSLDYALKNYQFIPKLTTSEIKVSQAEEKDFAKEIKNLSDLKEKISQVPITKIFEIILTGAIKSKASDVHVEPGQNGMKMRYRIDGVLQDVVSLPTEVYRALLSRVKYLAKMKLDINNKPQNGRFSITALDVPIDLRVSTLPTIYGENVVMRLLEHGKGFLSLEQLDFSPEIKKMVAEAIKKPSGMILNTGPTGSGKTTTLYAILETLNKPGVKIITLEDPVEYRLPGINQTQVNVELGLDFASGLKSALRQDPDVLMVGEIRDLETAEIALQAAMTGHLVLSTLHTNNAPTAMPRLIDLGIKPFLLPGSVDLVMAQRLVRKICKKCKEEYKPTAEVMEKIKKALTRINPSPVKAGAETGTKIPSKLFRGRGCPVCNQTGYMGRTPIAEGLKPNAKIEKLVINRATISELYRTAVELGMVTMEQDGLRKALAGVTTIEEVWRVTASET; this is encoded by the coding sequence TTGGACTCAAAAAATCAAAACAATCAGTTGCCATATGATTCGGCTTCATCGTCCCCAAAACCTGCACCCAAGGCTGGGCTTGAGCGGGTTTTTTCTGAATATATTAAAGATCAACAAGAAACCGCCACCGAAAATCGAGCTAAGAGTTTCGGCCTTTCCTATATTAACCTAATTGGTTATCCGATAAGCAATCAAACTATGCAATTAATTCCCGAAGAAATTGCCCAAAAATATCGAGTCGTCGCCTTTATGAAAGCTGAGGGGCAATTACGAGTCGCTTGCCAAGATCCAGAAAACGAACAGATGAAAATTGAATTAGCCCAAGTTGCGAAAAATTTAGACTTACAAATAATTTATACCTTGACTTCAAAAAATAGCCTAGATTATGCTTTAAAAAATTACCAATTTATTCCCAAACTCACGACGAGTGAAATTAAAGTTTCGCAGGCAGAGGAAAAAGATTTTGCCAAAGAGATTAAAAACCTTTCTGATTTGAAGGAAAAAATTAGCCAGGTGCCGATAACTAAGATTTTTGAAATTATATTAACTGGAGCGATTAAATCTAAAGCTTCTGATGTTCATGTTGAGCCTGGGCAAAATGGCATGAAAATGCGTTACCGAATTGATGGAGTTTTGCAGGACGTGGTGAGTTTGCCTACCGAAGTTTATCGGGCTTTGTTATCTCGAGTAAAATATTTAGCCAAAATGAAGCTGGACATTAATAATAAACCGCAAAATGGCCGTTTTTCAATTACAGCCCTAGACGTGCCCATTGATTTAAGGGTTTCAACCTTGCCCACGATTTATGGCGAAAATGTGGTGATGAGACTTTTGGAGCACGGGAAAGGATTTTTGAGTTTGGAACAGCTTGATTTTTCCCCTGAAATTAAAAAGATGGTGGCTGAGGCGATTAAAAAACCATCAGGGATGATATTGAACACTGGGCCAACCGGTTCTGGCAAAACCACGACGCTTTATGCAATTTTAGAGACCTTGAATAAGCCCGGAGTAAAAATAATTACTTTGGAAGATCCGGTTGAATATCGTTTGCCGGGAATTAATCAGACTCAAGTGAATGTGGAGTTGGGCTTGGATTTTGCCAGCGGTTTGAAATCAGCTTTAAGGCAAGATCCAGACGTGCTGATGGTGGGTGAAATTCGCGATTTAGAAACCGCCGAAATCGCTTTGCAAGCGGCAATGACTGGACATTTGGTGCTATCAACCTTGCATACCAATAACGCGCCAACCGCGATGCCTCGCTTGATTGATTTGGGCATTAAACCCTTTTTATTGCCCGGATCTGTGGATTTGGTAATGGCGCAGCGCTTGGTGAGAAAAATTTGTAAAAAATGCAAAGAAGAATATAAACCCACAGCTGAAGTAATGGAAAAGATTAAAAAAGCGCTCACAAGGATTAATCCGTCTCCTGTTAAGGCTGGAGCCGAGACAGGTACAAAAATCCCCTCCAAACTTTTCAGGGGGAGGGGATGTCCTGTTTGCAATCAGACTGGTTATATGGGTAGAACGCCGATTGCCGAAGGCTTAAAACCTAATGCAAAAATTGAAAAATTAGTGATTAATCGGGCGACCATATCAGAACTATATCGAACCGCAGTTGAATTAGGAATGGTTACTATGGAACAAGACGGATTGCGAAAAGCTTTGGCGGGCGTAACTACAATTGAAGAAGTCTGGCGAGTTACCGCGAGTGAGACATAA
- the dnaA gene encoding chromosomal replication initiator protein DnaA: protein MNPDTMWRAVLGELEVNLSKANFSTWFKNTFIYSIDDDRAVIGVPSNFYIEWLKKKYNLEILSALKKLMPQIQTVDYRVASKRSNETQIPEIKLDAIQPSPVSQAKETKMSADYHTFGNFVVGNSNKLAHAASLSVAEKPGLTYNPLFIWGGSGLGKTHLIQAVKNEITKRYPDYKILYVPCEKFTNDFILAVREGRGKAEQFKNKYRLIDALLVDDIQFIAGKEGTQEEFFHTFNALHQAKKQIILTSDRPPKEIPTLGNRLKSRFEWGLTCDIQAPDFEMRRAILQNKAQEKEFEITEDVADFIARNVQQNIRELEGALNKLIAHVQFYNLKPSVDVAMAALGNSISSKNKSLSFDKIVDTVAGFYNVQVEDLLGARRNKQIVIPRQIAMYLLRQELQYSYPQIAIKIGKKDHTTIMYGCEKIEKQIRTGHNIHKEIILIKEKLYM, encoded by the coding sequence ATGAACCCAGATACAATGTGGAGGGCGGTTCTCGGTGAATTAGAAGTAAACCTTTCCAAGGCCAATTTTAGCACCTGGTTTAAAAATACTTTTATTTACAGTATTGATGATGATCGTGCAGTAATTGGCGTACCGAGCAATTTCTACATTGAATGGCTTAAGAAAAAATATAATCTGGAAATTTTATCCGCACTTAAAAAATTAATGCCTCAAATTCAAACCGTAGATTACAGAGTTGCTTCAAAAAGATCGAATGAGACCCAAATCCCTGAAATCAAATTAGACGCGATTCAACCAAGCCCGGTTAGCCAAGCCAAAGAAACTAAAATGAGCGCTGATTATCATACCTTTGGAAACTTTGTGGTTGGCAATAGTAATAAATTAGCTCATGCTGCCTCGTTGTCTGTGGCAGAAAAACCAGGCTTGACCTACAATCCTTTATTTATTTGGGGAGGTTCTGGTTTGGGTAAAACCCATTTAATTCAAGCTGTTAAAAATGAAATTACCAAAAGATATCCAGATTATAAAATTTTATATGTACCTTGTGAAAAATTTACCAATGATTTTATTTTGGCTGTCCGAGAAGGCCGGGGCAAAGCCGAGCAATTTAAAAATAAATATCGTTTAATCGATGCCTTGTTAGTTGATGATATTCAGTTTATTGCTGGCAAAGAAGGTACCCAAGAAGAATTTTTCCATACTTTTAACGCTTTACACCAAGCCAAAAAACAAATTATCCTCACTTCTGACCGGCCGCCCAAAGAAATTCCCACTCTCGGAAATAGGTTAAAGTCTAGATTTGAATGGGGTTTGACCTGCGACATTCAAGCGCCAGATTTTGAAATGAGAAGAGCAATTTTACAAAATAAGGCTCAGGAAAAGGAATTCGAAATTACCGAAGACGTCGCAGATTTTATTGCCCGCAATGTCCAACAAAATATCCGAGAACTTGAAGGCGCGCTTAATAAATTAATTGCCCATGTTCAATTTTACAATCTCAAACCCTCGGTTGATGTGGCCATGGCCGCTTTGGGCAATTCAATTTCTTCAAAAAATAAAAGTTTATCTTTTGATAAGATTGTGGATACAGTGGCAGGTTTTTATAATGTTCAAGTTGAAGATTTGCTCGGTGCCAGAAGAAATAAACAAATTGTAATCCCTAGACAAATCGCCATGTATTTATTAAGACAAGAATTACAATACTCTTATCCACAGATTGCTATAAAAATCGGCAAAAAAGATCACACCACAATTATGTACGGTTGTGAAAAAATCGAAAAACAAATCAGGACCGGTCATAATATTCATAAAGAAATCATTTTAATTAAAGAAAAGCTTTATATGTAA
- the yidD gene encoding membrane protein insertion efficiency factor YidD yields MIKKIALQLIIWYQKTLSLDHGPFNILYSEGFCRFKPTCSQYTYSTIEKYGVIRGGAKGLWRIMRCNPWSKGGWDPVK; encoded by the coding sequence ATGATTAAAAAAATTGCTTTACAATTAATAATTTGGTATCAAAAAACCCTTTCTCTGGATCATGGCCCATTCAATATTTTATACTCCGAAGGTTTTTGTCGTTTTAAGCCTACCTGTTCACAATATACATATTCGACAATCGAAAAATATGGGGTGATTAGGGGTGGCGCTAAAGGTTTGTGGCGGATAATGCGCTGCAACCCATGGAGCAAGGGTGGTTGGGATCCAGTTAAATAG
- a CDS encoding Hsp20/alpha crystallin family protein has protein sequence MAKESPTVSKIFGEKADDNPENKEEWMAEIEGQLALDAYQTAESIVIKAPIAGVKPENLEVSIVDNTVTVKGSRQQEAEVKAEDYFAQECYWGTFSRQVSLPTGVDPEKAKATLKHGVLTIIVPKEAKSKTQIVKVDTESE, from the coding sequence ATGGCGAAAGAAAGTCCAACTGTTTCTAAAATTTTCGGTGAAAAAGCCGATGATAATCCTGAAAATAAAGAAGAGTGGATGGCCGAAATCGAAGGCCAATTAGCGCTTGATGCTTACCAAACCGCGGAATCGATTGTGATTAAGGCGCCTATTGCCGGTGTTAAACCCGAAAACTTAGAAGTTTCCATCGTTGATAATACCGTCACCGTTAAAGGTTCGCGACAACAAGAAGCTGAAGTCAAAGCAGAAGATTATTTTGCTCAAGAATGTTATTGGGGGACATTTTCCAGACAAGTTTCCTTACCAACCGGCGTTGATCCAGAAAAAGCTAAAGCTACTCTTAAACATGGGGTTTTAACTATCATTGTTCCCAAAGAAGCCAAAAGTAAAACCCAAATTGTTAAAGTTGATACCGAATCTGAATAA
- a CDS encoding R3H domain-containing nucleic acid-binding protein: protein MTNKDDKLGQIKQITLDLFGGLGWQVEPEIEITDKIIFVKIEADQPSLLIGKEGETLASLQHILRLMVNRQLDEFVHLVLDISNYKSRQQLILEQVGVEKANFVKKTGKKIVLSPMNSYERRIVHLAIKKIDGISSESINEEGGRRIVIKPVVKD, encoded by the coding sequence ATGACTAATAAAGATGATAAATTAGGACAAATTAAACAAATTACCTTAGATCTATTTGGTGGCTTGGGTTGGCAGGTTGAACCTGAGATTGAAATTACAGATAAAATAATTTTTGTTAAAATAGAAGCTGATCAACCCTCGTTATTAATTGGAAAAGAGGGAGAAACCTTAGCTTCTTTACAGCACATTTTGCGGTTAATGGTAAATCGCCAATTAGATGAATTTGTCCATTTAGTACTCGACATTTCAAATTATAAAAGCCGACAGCAGCTAATATTGGAGCAAGTTGGTGTCGAAAAAGCCAATTTTGTTAAAAAAACCGGCAAAAAAATTGTGTTATCACCAATGAATAGCTACGAACGTCGAATTGTTCATTTAGCGATTAAAAAAATTGACGGAATCTCCTCGGAAAGCATCAATGAAGAGGGTGGACGCCGGATTGTGATTAAACCGGTTGTTAAAGACTAA
- the rpmH gene encoding 50S ribosomal protein L34, translating to MKRTYQPKKRKRAKTHGFLVRMRTRAGQNILKRRRRKLRKNLTV from the coding sequence ATGAAAAGAACATATCAGCCGAAAAAACGCAAACGCGCTAAAACCCACGGTTTCTTAGTTAGAATGAGAACCAGGGCTGGTCAAAATATTTTGAAAAGACGACGCCGCAAACTTCGAAAAAATTTAACCGTTTAA
- a CDS encoding pilin, whose amino-acid sequence MVFKKYIFTIWAVLILGIFFVISTPALADIAIKPVPVSTDANDPKVTDQWKQPQPDKTTIPYGMYDGKKVFYRSSGTAELPTGWYFEDVFNDWLKQNPNVGGTVPQAQSDSEPLEPINIPNYAPGRWEDVVQNIITILLVLIGVVATVVLIYGGYLYITSAGNPEIANKGKNAILGAVIGIIIAFSSYLIVNFILK is encoded by the coding sequence ATGGTATTTAAAAAATATATTTTTACAATTTGGGCGGTTTTGATTTTAGGAATCTTTTTTGTAATTTCGACACCAGCCTTAGCTGATATAGCAATAAAACCTGTGCCGGTTTCAACCGATGCCAATGACCCCAAAGTAACCGATCAATGGAAACAACCTCAGCCAGACAAAACTACCATTCCATATGGAATGTACGATGGTAAAAAAGTTTTTTACCGCTCAAGCGGCACTGCTGAATTGCCAACTGGTTGGTATTTTGAAGATGTTTTCAACGATTGGCTCAAACAAAATCCAAACGTTGGAGGTACGGTTCCCCAAGCCCAATCAGACTCAGAGCCCTTAGAGCCAATTAATATTCCCAATTATGCTCCAGGAAGATGGGAGGATGTGGTACAGAATATTATTACAATTCTCTTGGTTTTAATTGGCGTAGTCGCAACCGTGGTCTTAATTTATGGTGGTTATTTATACATCACTTCGGCTGGAAATCCCGAAATTGCCAATAAAGGTAAAAATGCCATTTTAGGCGCGGTCATCGGAATAATTATTGCTTTTTCGTCATATTTAATTGTTAATTTTATTTTGAAATAA
- the galU gene encoding UTP--glucose-1-phosphate uridylyltransferase GalU: MKKIRKAVIPAAGFGTRFLPMTKASPKEMLPVVDKPIIQYVVEEAVNSGIEDIVIVTGYSKRAIEDHFDHSIELENRLEKAGKTEQLEEIRRIARLANFIYIRQKGPYGNGTPILNAEPIIGNEPFAVLWGDEFIYAKKPRLKQMIEAYEKYQDIIISAVKIKNRENLSKYGIGKVNEVEDKFYEIEEIIEKPEPDKAPSDLAVHGAYILTPDIFQALRELKPGKGGEIWLVDAINKLRPNHKIYAKEIEGGKYYDTGNKTEYLKAVVDFALMRPEINGDFRAYLKGLKINKH, translated from the coding sequence ATGAAAAAAATTAGAAAAGCTGTCATCCCGGCAGCAGGTTTTGGCACAAGATTTTTACCGATGACCAAGGCCTCTCCCAAAGAAATGTTGCCGGTAGTTGACAAACCGATTATTCAGTATGTAGTTGAGGAAGCGGTCAACTCTGGAATTGAAGATATTGTCATTGTCACTGGCTACAGCAAACGGGCAATCGAAGATCATTTTGATCACAGTATTGAATTAGAAAACCGCTTAGAAAAAGCCGGCAAAACCGAACAATTAGAAGAAATTAGACGTATCGCACGATTAGCCAATTTTATCTATATTCGACAAAAAGGACCTTACGGCAATGGCACGCCGATTTTAAATGCTGAGCCGATTATTGGCAATGAACCATTTGCGGTTTTATGGGGTGATGAATTTATTTATGCTAAAAAGCCGCGCCTGAAACAAATGATTGAAGCTTATGAAAAATATCAAGACATCATCATTTCGGCCGTAAAAATCAAAAATCGAGAGAATTTATCCAAATATGGGATTGGCAAAGTTAATGAAGTTGAAGACAAATTTTATGAGATTGAAGAAATTATCGAAAAACCCGAACCAGATAAAGCCCCTTCAGATTTAGCCGTGCACGGCGCCTATATCTTAACTCCAGACATTTTTCAAGCCTTGCGCGAGCTTAAACCTGGCAAAGGTGGTGAAATTTGGCTGGTGGATGCGATTAACAAATTACGACCAAATCATAAAATATATGCCAAAGAAATTGAAGGTGGCAAATATTACGATACTGGCAATAAAACCGAATATCTTAAAGCGGTGGTTGATTTTGCTTTAATGCGACCCGAAATTAATGGTGATTTTCGCGCTTATTTAAAAGGGTTGAAAATTAACAAACATTAA
- a CDS encoding pilin gives MKKFFSKIIQYLFATSLLLLTPASASADIVPVPTSGASEAWKNWVPRGEFFRGSLQSIVSNAIRLLLIAAGVVALIYLILAGYKYITAGGNAETATEARTGILNAIIGLVVIFASYLIITFVFSRFLT, from the coding sequence ATGAAAAAGTTTTTTTCAAAAATCATTCAGTATCTTTTCGCCACCTCTTTGCTGTTGTTGACTCCGGCAAGCGCCTCAGCCGACATTGTTCCAGTTCCTACTTCCGGTGCCTCTGAAGCATGGAAAAATTGGGTTCCACGGGGAGAATTTTTCAGAGGAAGCCTTCAAAGTATAGTTAGTAATGCTATTCGTCTCCTTCTGATAGCGGCTGGTGTAGTTGCATTAATCTATTTGATTTTAGCTGGTTACAAGTACATCACGGCTGGGGGCAATGCTGAGACGGCTACCGAAGCTCGCACTGGCATACTAAATGCGATTATCGGTTTGGTGGTAATTTTTGCATCTTATTTAATTATCACCTTTGTTTTTTCAAGGTTTTTGACTTAA
- the rnpA gene encoding ribonuclease P protein component: protein MLPKANRLRRNRDFRKIYQKSRKFRADFFIIRYLPNNLPDSRIGIVISAKAVKKAVRRNLLKRKISEIIRLNLNKIKPGLDIIISVFQMPEDLSSSTLTQTVIKNLALAKIIND, encoded by the coding sequence ATGTTACCCAAAGCAAATCGCCTTCGAAGAAATCGAGATTTTAGAAAAATATATCAAAAAAGTCGGAAATTTCGGGCAGATTTTTTTATTATCCGATACTTACCTAATAATTTGCCAGATTCAAGAATCGGAATTGTAATTTCCGCGAAAGCGGTTAAAAAAGCGGTCCGTCGAAATTTACTGAAACGAAAAATATCTGAAATTATCAGGCTTAATCTTAATAAAATTAAACCTGGTTTAGATATTATTATTTCAGTTTTTCAGATGCCTGAAGATTTATCATCATCAACCCTGACCCAGACAGTGATTAAAAATTTGGCATTAGCTAAAATAATTAATGATTAA
- a CDS encoding YidC/Oxa1 family membrane protein insertase produces the protein MSSIWHEVLYRPLFNVLILIYHYLPDIGVAIIILTIIIRLILYPSQSKALRAAKKMRDLQPEINKIQEKYKHDKQKQSKAMMEFWQTHRVNPLSSCLGQIIQIPILIALYQVFSTGLDISRLTELYSFIPKPTTIDPTLFGLINLAEPNRYILPVIAGIAQFFQMKIMMPPALPSPASAKKSNLPNTQEMISKQMIYFMPVMIVFFAASLPAALPLYWIVISIIAIIQQVLINRETTQKKVTVRIKK, from the coding sequence ATGAGTTCAATTTGGCATGAGGTTTTATATCGTCCCTTGTTCAATGTTTTAATATTAATTTATCATTATTTGCCAGACATTGGGGTGGCGATTATTATTTTAACGATCATTATTCGTTTGATTTTGTATCCTTCCCAATCCAAGGCTTTGCGTGCAGCTAAGAAAATGCGCGATCTCCAGCCTGAAATTAATAAGATTCAAGAGAAATACAAGCACGACAAACAAAAGCAATCTAAAGCGATGATGGAATTTTGGCAAACCCACCGTGTTAACCCCCTATCAAGCTGTTTGGGACAAATCATCCAGATTCCAATTTTGATCGCCCTGTATCAAGTTTTTAGTACTGGTTTGGATATTTCAAGGCTAACAGAATTATATTCATTTATTCCCAAACCCACCACCATTGATCCAACCCTTTTTGGTTTAATTAATTTGGCTGAGCCAAATCGTTATATTTTACCAGTAATTGCTGGTATTGCCCAATTTTTCCAGATGAAAATTATGATGCCGCCTGCCCTGCCCAGCCCAGCAAGTGCGAAAAAATCAAACCTTCCCAACACTCAGGAAATGATATCCAAACAAATGATTTATTTTATGCCAGTGATGATTGTTTTCTTTGCCGCCAGCTTGCCGGCCGCCCTGCCTTTATACTGGATTGTGATTTCGATTATTGCCATTATCCAGCAAGTTTTAATTAATCGTGAAACCACCCAGAAAAAAGTGACAGTAAGGATTAAAAAATAA
- a CDS encoding extracellular solute-binding protein has translation MKKGLIIGGIIIFLLIVILIVVAVVFKKGSDQPTNTSKTAYPSGPVTLTWWYLYDDEAALTPTVQAYKQAHDNATINLVKKNPSGYETELINAIANGSGPDLFQIKNDWLTKHEDKLSPMPEDYMSTDDYKKIFAPVAAQDLIADNRIWGIPFYVDTLGLYYNKTLIGNYNYSVGRQADLSSDQIDKLRIDKVAENWTDLIGQIKKLTAKNGTNIAQSGIALGTSNNVEASQDILSLLMLQNGTKMVSEDKNTPTLNLSIEKSNDQIYYPGTSALDFYTSFAKPAKETYSWNASQATSTEAFIANKTAMMINYSYQIKQIKNSAPDLEYDFAPIPQVKGSDNRINYASYWPNVVSKNSQNSVVAWDFLKFATDKDNMIQYKYLEITGRPTSRLDLVSEYLGDVDISVFKNQISTAQSWYKGQAPNKIDQIFNSMITAVTAKSQPAQKAIDAAVENIKTLWANKETDAP, from the coding sequence TTGAAAAAAGGACTCATTATCGGCGGCATAATTATTTTTTTATTAATCGTGATTTTAATTGTGGTCGCGGTTGTTTTTAAAAAGGGCTCAGACCAACCTACCAACACCTCAAAAACCGCCTACCCTTCAGGCCCAGTCACGCTAACCTGGTGGTATTTATACGACGACGAAGCTGCTCTCACGCCAACTGTTCAGGCATATAAACAAGCTCATGACAATGCCACTATTAATTTAGTCAAAAAAAATCCCTCAGGGTATGAAACCGAATTAATTAATGCTATTGCCAACGGCTCAGGTCCAGATTTATTCCAAATTAAAAATGATTGGCTGACCAAACACGAAGACAAACTTAGTCCCATGCCCGAAGATTATATGTCTACAGATGATTACAAAAAAATCTTTGCGCCAGTTGCAGCTCAAGACTTAATTGCTGATAATCGAATTTGGGGGATTCCTTTTTATGTCGACACTCTGGGTTTATATTACAATAAAACCCTAATTGGTAATTATAATTATTCTGTGGGCCGACAAGCAGACCTTTCCTCAGACCAAATCGACAAATTAAGAATTGATAAGGTGGCTGAAAATTGGACAGATTTAATTGGTCAAATTAAAAAACTAACCGCAAAAAATGGTACCAATATTGCCCAGTCCGGCATTGCCTTAGGTACCTCAAATAATGTTGAGGCTTCACAAGATATTTTATCGTTATTAATGCTCCAAAATGGTACCAAAATGGTTTCTGAAGATAAAAACACCCCAACCCTTAATTTATCAATTGAAAAAAGCAATGACCAAATCTATTATCCTGGCACCTCGGCTTTAGATTTTTACACCAGTTTTGCCAAACCCGCTAAAGAAACATATTCTTGGAATGCTTCCCAAGCTACTTCCACTGAAGCTTTTATCGCTAATAAAACCGCGATGATGATCAATTATTCCTATCAAATTAAACAAATCAAAAATTCTGCCCCAGATTTAGAATATGATTTTGCACCAATCCCACAAGTCAAAGGATCGGATAATAGAATAAATTATGCCAGTTATTGGCCAAATGTGGTTTCAAAAAATTCTCAAAATTCGGTTGTGGCTTGGGATTTTCTAAAATTTGCTACCGACAAAGATAATATGATTCAATATAAATATCTAGAAATTACTGGCCGGCCAACCTCGAGGCTTGATTTGGTTTCAGAGTATCTTGGCGATGTTGATATTTCAGTGTTTAAAAACCAAATTTCTACTGCCCAGAGCTGGTACAAGGGGCAGGCGCCAAATAAAATTGATCAAATTTTTAATAGTATGATTACCGCGGTTACTGCTAAATCACAACCTGCACAAAAAGCCATTGATGCGGCCGTGGAAAATATCAAAACCCTGTGGGCCAATAAAGAAACTGACGCTCCATAA